A single Bacillus mesophilus DNA region contains:
- a CDS encoding DUF1934 domain-containing protein, producing the protein MGQAVKVPVDIKFSSDIKDQEEQTQISFNTNGLYYIKEGQYYLMFNEQLEGQGPIKTTIKWSDQDAWIKRSGSVNMRIPFELHKKTKGIHETPEIKIEMTAHTEDLQHKWDEHNRSGMFGLTYTLRMQGQLVGLYKLDVQFKEEL; encoded by the coding sequence TTGGGACAAGCGGTAAAGGTTCCGGTTGATATAAAGTTTTCTAGTGATATAAAGGATCAGGAAGAGCAAACTCAAATATCATTTAATACAAATGGTCTATATTACATAAAAGAAGGTCAATACTATTTAATGTTTAATGAACAACTTGAAGGTCAAGGTCCAATTAAAACGACCATAAAGTGGAGTGATCAGGATGCATGGATTAAGCGTTCTGGTTCTGTCAATATGAGGATTCCATTTGAGCTACATAAGAAAACCAAAGGTATTCATGAAACACCTGAAATAAAGATTGAAATGACGGCCCATACAGAAGATCTACAACATAAATGGGATGAACATAACCGTAGCGGGATGTTCGGCTTAACATATACATTAAGAATGCAGGGTCAATTAGTTGGGTTATACAAGCTTGATGTTCAATTTAAGGAGGAATTATAG
- a CDS encoding YwhD family protein, with protein sequence MEQEKKKKSIGFNIIKNDPTDGHGGFGAGGALSLDNISPVFVDPEEGEAFVDIGAMHARSVVEKGIKFLPDRDKVPNGKLYWLVWVTIERTPAGPYYAGVTACEMTVDREARRGYKLLPEHVNNMDKSLKRKIIVDHMEDRSKKILAEFLQKHDKGMWERSVDQLKEDLQAK encoded by the coding sequence ATGGAACAGGAAAAAAAGAAGAAATCAATCGGTTTTAATATTATAAAAAATGATCCTACCGACGGTCATGGGGGCTTTGGTGCAGGTGGTGCACTTAGCTTGGACAATATCTCACCTGTTTTCGTTGACCCTGAGGAAGGTGAAGCGTTTGTTGATATTGGTGCTATGCATGCAAGAAGTGTAGTAGAGAAAGGGATTAAATTCCTTCCTGATCGTGACAAAGTACCTAATGGAAAGCTGTATTGGTTAGTTTGGGTAACGATTGAAAGAACACCAGCGGGCCCTTATTATGCAGGTGTGACAGCTTGTGAGATGACAGTTGATCGTGAAGCACGTCGAGGCTATAAACTATTACCTGAGCATGTAAATAATATGGATAAATCTCTTAAGAGAAAGATTATCGTTGATCATATGGAAGATAGATCGAAAAAAATCCTAGCAGAGTTTTTACAAAAGCATGATAAAGGCATGTGGGAGCGCTCTGTTGATCAATTAAAGGAAGATTTACAAGCGAAATAA
- a CDS encoding YwgA family protein produces the protein MLKDHVKVMKVFAEAGEIIGRKKLQKMVFIGKKLQFPFYERYDFHFYGPYSEELTLRIEELCNLGFLEEMKEKKGGYFQYRYALTEIGEQFLSQNDYSMPALKGCMKNMNDQSSRFLELVSTVLYFEGLDKEEVKEKVFTLKSKQRYTDEEVEEAYQYIQSLKEQVN, from the coding sequence TTGTTAAAGGATCATGTTAAAGTAATGAAGGTATTTGCTGAGGCAGGGGAAATTATTGGCCGAAAAAAGCTGCAAAAAATGGTGTTCATTGGAAAGAAACTTCAATTCCCCTTTTATGAGCGTTATGATTTTCACTTTTACGGCCCTTATTCTGAAGAGTTAACATTACGAATTGAGGAACTATGTAATTTGGGTTTCCTAGAAGAGATGAAAGAAAAGAAGGGCGGCTATTTCCAATATCGTTATGCGTTAACAGAAATAGGAGAGCAATTCTTAAGCCAAAATGACTATTCCATGCCAGCATTAAAGGGCTGCATGAAAAATATGAATGACCAAAGCTCACGTTTCTTAGAGCTTGTATCAACTGTATTATACTTCGAAGGACTCGATAAAGAAGAAGTAAAAGAAAAAGTTTTTACACTTAAGAGCAAGCAACGTTATACCGACGAAGAAGTGGAAGAAGCCTATCAATATATTCAGTCCTTAAAAGAACAAGTAAATTAA
- a CDS encoding transglycosylase domain-containing protein, with the protein MEVITNRRLRQTLKYVRAAIFIGLFLLILGFVGMLGILLYAKIEGPPPLAVPQSTIYYGADGTVIGESHQGQTRYWVPLEEISPHLVNATISIEDKRFYDHQGFDYFRIAGAAIADIKAMAKVQGASTISQQYARNLFLEHDKTWKRKITEALYTLRLEMNYTKTQIIEGYLNTIYYGHGAYGIEAAANFYFNKHAKDLSLSEATMLAGIPKGPSHYSPIEHLENAKSRQKVIVDSMVENNLLNEGQAKEIVDEPLSFYGKFDIKNQDIAPYFQDAVKEVIRSITGITDRTIQMGGLKVYTTVDPELQAIAESKMENIISPDSEIQAAVIVQHPSTGEVKALIGGRNYTESQFNRAIQAKRQPGSSFKPFLYYTAIEQGFTPSTTLKSEYTTFQYGKGTYSPSNYNGYYANDNITLSQAIALSDNVFAVKTHLSLGKQALVDTSKRLGISGNLPEVPSLALGTSTVRMSDMVNAYGILANGGKKIEPTFIRRIENHHGEVIYQSKRHTEQVLDRDAAFVTTHMMTGMFDEKLNDYTKVTGRTISDQLTRIYAGKSGTTSTDSWMIGYSPKLVTGVWVGYDRDFTLDLAAEKTYAKEIWASIMEEALKDEPVHAFKPPSGVVGVYVNPDNGMLATETCPVVRLTYYVKGSEPTEYCQDHLPHQYEEVPILIEDEGKEKPGLIKKIMNWFTP; encoded by the coding sequence TTGGAGGTCATCACTAATAGACGTTTAAGACAGACGTTGAAATATGTTCGTGCAGCTATATTTATTGGATTGTTTCTATTAATCTTAGGATTCGTTGGGATGCTAGGAATCCTTCTGTATGCGAAGATTGAAGGACCACCACCACTTGCGGTTCCACAGTCTACTATTTATTATGGAGCGGACGGAACGGTCATTGGGGAAAGCCATCAAGGACAGACTCGCTATTGGGTGCCCCTTGAAGAAATTTCACCTCACTTAGTAAATGCGACTATATCAATTGAAGATAAACGTTTTTATGATCATCAAGGCTTTGATTATTTTAGAATTGCTGGAGCTGCTATTGCAGATATAAAGGCGATGGCCAAGGTACAGGGTGCGAGTACGATCTCTCAGCAGTATGCCAGAAACCTATTTTTAGAGCATGATAAAACGTGGAAACGTAAAATTACAGAGGCATTATATACACTTAGACTTGAGATGAACTATACGAAAACTCAGATCATCGAAGGCTATTTAAATACAATCTACTATGGACATGGTGCTTATGGTATTGAAGCTGCTGCTAATTTCTATTTTAATAAGCACGCGAAGGATTTGAGTCTCAGTGAGGCTACTATGCTAGCAGGAATTCCAAAAGGCCCAAGTCATTATTCACCGATTGAGCACTTAGAGAATGCCAAAAGCCGTCAAAAGGTCATTGTCGATTCCATGGTTGAAAATAACCTGTTAAATGAGGGACAAGCGAAGGAAATAGTAGATGAGCCGCTAAGCTTTTACGGAAAGTTTGACATAAAAAATCAAGATATTGCTCCCTATTTTCAGGATGCAGTCAAAGAAGTTATTCGTTCAATAACAGGTATCACTGATCGTACCATCCAAATGGGAGGACTAAAGGTATACACAACAGTAGACCCTGAGTTGCAAGCTATTGCTGAATCTAAAATGGAAAATATAATCAGTCCTGATTCTGAGATTCAGGCAGCTGTTATTGTCCAACATCCTTCAACAGGAGAAGTTAAAGCCTTAATAGGGGGAAGAAATTATACTGAAAGTCAGTTTAATCGAGCCATTCAAGCAAAAAGACAACCCGGTTCATCATTTAAACCATTTTTATACTATACAGCAATCGAGCAAGGCTTTACTCCTTCAACCACACTAAAAAGTGAATATACCACCTTCCAGTATGGAAAAGGTACCTATTCGCCTAGTAACTATAACGGCTATTACGCTAATGACAATATTACTTTGTCGCAAGCGATTGCCTTGTCAGATAACGTTTTTGCTGTTAAAACACACTTATCACTTGGTAAGCAGGCACTTGTAGACACAAGTAAAAGACTAGGGATTTCCGGTAATCTACCAGAGGTTCCATCATTAGCTTTAGGTACGTCGACTGTCCGTATGAGTGATATGGTAAATGCTTATGGAATACTAGCAAACGGTGGGAAGAAAATTGAGCCTACCTTTATTAGAAGAATTGAAAATCATCATGGTGAAGTGATTTATCAAAGTAAGCGTCATACAGAACAAGTGCTTGATCGAGACGCTGCCTTCGTAACCACTCATATGATGACAGGTATGTTCGATGAAAAATTAAATGATTATACAAAGGTAACTGGTCGAACCATTAGTGACCAATTAACGAGAATCTACGCAGGTAAATCTGGTACAACTAGTACAGATAGCTGGATGATTGGCTATTCACCAAAGCTTGTTACAGGTGTTTGGGTAGGCTATGACCGTGATTTCACTCTTGACCTAGCAGCTGAAAAAACATACGCAAAAGAAATATGGGCGTCGATTATGGAGGAAGCACTGAAGGACGAACCCGTGCATGCCTTTAAGCCACCATCTGGTGTTGTAGGAGTCTATGTAAATCCCGATAATGGTATGTTGGCAACAGAAACATGTCCAGTTGTTAGATTAACCTATTATGTAAAAGGCTCAGAGCCGACTGAATATTGTCAGGATCACCTGCCTCATCAGTATGAAGAAGTACCCATTTTGATTGAGGATGAGGGAAAAGAGAAACCAGGTCTAATCAAAAAAATTATGAACTGGTTTACACCATAA
- the cls gene encoding cardiolipin synthase → MELVLLVLFIIFLWMAFDYRLGRISHIKKVNMQEYPLRKSDISLFITGQSLYKDLFHHIEHATNHIHVLFYIVKDDEISKEFLQLLMKKAQDGVEVRLLLDRIGSKDITKKMQKDLKENGVLFSFCHVPKLPYLFYSINERNHRKISVIDGRIGYLGGFNIGKEYIGLNPKLGDWRDYHLRIEGEGVQDLQKQFIYDWEDATKYTIPSNSTYYPTPHQGEITHKVVPTNAVFLEKVFIELIKNAKKEIIIGTPYFIPSAPLFEELIHAAKKGIDVKVIVPIIGDHPLVKEAAFPYFKPLLDAGCKVYRYNSGFFHAKVIVIDEQVCDIGTANFDKRSLYLNHEINCLIYNQPFIRKVRSLLLQDIQTSEEVTPELLANRSFLQRGKEAFSTLVSGFL, encoded by the coding sequence ATGGAACTCGTACTACTTGTACTCTTCATTATATTTTTATGGATGGCTTTTGATTACCGACTTGGACGGATTTCACATATAAAAAAAGTAAATATGCAAGAATACCCATTAAGAAAAAGTGATATTTCTTTATTTATTACGGGGCAAAGTTTATATAAAGATTTATTTCATCATATTGAGCACGCTACAAATCATATTCACGTTCTCTTTTATATTGTAAAAGATGATGAAATCAGCAAAGAATTTCTTCAACTTTTAATGAAAAAGGCACAAGATGGGGTAGAAGTTAGACTTTTGCTTGACCGTATTGGAAGTAAAGATATAACGAAGAAGATGCAAAAGGACCTAAAGGAAAATGGAGTTCTTTTTTCATTTTGTCATGTACCTAAGCTCCCATATCTTTTTTATTCCATTAATGAAAGGAATCACCGTAAAATTTCAGTGATCGATGGGCGAATCGGTTATCTTGGTGGCTTCAATATCGGGAAAGAATACATCGGACTGAATCCGAAATTAGGGGATTGGCGGGATTACCATTTAAGAATTGAAGGCGAAGGAGTTCAAGATCTTCAAAAGCAATTTATCTATGATTGGGAAGATGCAACTAAATATACAATTCCTTCTAACTCAACCTATTACCCAACTCCTCATCAAGGTGAAATAACCCATAAGGTAGTCCCTACAAACGCAGTCTTTTTAGAAAAGGTCTTTATCGAGCTGATAAAAAATGCTAAAAAAGAAATTATCATTGGGACTCCTTATTTTATTCCAAGTGCTCCACTGTTTGAAGAGCTTATACATGCTGCAAAAAAGGGTATAGATGTTAAAGTAATCGTGCCCATAATCGGTGACCATCCCCTAGTAAAAGAAGCAGCCTTTCCATATTTCAAACCTTTACTAGACGCAGGATGTAAAGTATATCGATACAATTCAGGATTTTTCCATGCTAAGGTAATCGTCATCGATGAACAGGTTTGTGATATCGGAACAGCTAATTTTGATAAAAGAAGCTTGTATCTCAATCACGAAATCAATTGCCTAATTTATAATCAGCCTTTTATTCGAAAAGTAAGATCACTCTTATTACAAGATATACAAACCTCAGAGGAGGTAACACCTGAGCTACTCGCAAACCGTTCCTTCCTACAAAGAGGAAAAGAAGCCTTTTCAACACTTGTTTCTGGATTTTTATAA
- the uvsE gene encoding UV DNA damage repair endonuclease UvsE: protein MRIRFGYVSTALSLWDGSPSKTITFTNWKKLKKDERKTKLIEVAKQNIRNTKRALLYNIAHEIDLYRMSSSIVPLATHPEVKWNYAKDLEEDFKDLGETVNHYNLRVSLHPNQYTLFTSEREQVTLNAVEDMKYHYKIFKTMGVEKRGLINIHVGGAYGDKSEAIKRFNENIKLVPKPIKNRMTLENDDKTYTTTETLNVCKEHNIPVMFDYHHHMANLSEEPLDELLPAVFKTWDHFGLIPKVHISSPKSESKFRHHADFVSLEFIIPFLNLAKEIGTDFDIMIEAKEKDRALFKLVEEVSKIRGVKRINGGTVEW from the coding sequence ATGAGAATTCGATTTGGATATGTATCAACTGCCCTTTCCCTTTGGGATGGCTCCCCCTCTAAAACCATCACCTTCACCAATTGGAAAAAGCTCAAAAAAGATGAGCGCAAAACTAAACTAATCGAAGTGGCTAAACAAAATATACGAAATACTAAGCGTGCCCTTTTATATAATATCGCACATGAAATAGACCTCTATCGCATGTCCTCTTCCATCGTTCCACTTGCCACTCATCCAGAGGTAAAGTGGAACTATGCGAAGGATTTAGAGGAAGATTTCAAAGATCTTGGCGAGACTGTAAACCACTATAATTTAAGAGTGAGTCTTCACCCTAACCAATATACCTTGTTTACAAGTGAGCGTGAACAAGTAACACTAAATGCGGTGGAAGACATGAAATATCATTATAAAATATTTAAAACAATGGGAGTGGAAAAACGCGGGTTAATAAATATTCACGTCGGGGGAGCTTACGGTGATAAATCAGAAGCCATCAAACGTTTTAATGAAAACATAAAACTTGTACCGAAACCTATTAAGAATAGAATGACACTAGAAAATGACGATAAAACCTATACAACGACTGAGACATTGAACGTGTGTAAAGAACACAATATTCCAGTTATGTTTGATTATCATCATCATATGGCAAACCTTAGTGAAGAACCACTAGATGAGCTGTTACCAGCTGTGTTTAAGACGTGGGATCACTTTGGTTTAATTCCAAAAGTACACATTTCCTCACCTAAATCAGAGTCTAAATTTAGGCACCATGCTGATTTTGTCAGCTTAGAATTTATCATACCTTTTCTAAACTTGGCAAAAGAGATTGGAACGGACTTTGACATTATGATCGAAGCCAAGGAAAAGGATCGTGCTTTATTTAAGTTAGTTGAAGAAGTATCTAAAATACGTGGTGTCAAAAGAATCAATGGTGGTACCGTTGAATGGTAA
- the speB gene encoding agmatinase: protein MRFDEAYSGNVFIKSHQNFEESSVVLYGMPMDWTVSFRPGSRFGPTRIREVSIGLEEYSAYLDRELEEINYFDAGDIPLPFGNPQKSLDMIEEFVDKVLAEGKYPLGMGGEHLVSWPVIKAMYKKYPDLAIIHMDAHTDLREHYEGEPLSHSTPIRKAAELIGPENVFSFGIRSGMKEEFEWAKQVGMHISKFDVHQPLKEVLPKLAGRPVYVTIDIDVLDPAHAPGTGTVDAGGITSKELLASIHEIAHSDVNVVGSDLVEVAPIYDPSEQTANTASKIIREMLLGWAFKK, encoded by the coding sequence ATGCGATTTGATGAAGCCTATTCAGGCAATGTTTTTATAAAGAGTCATCAGAATTTTGAAGAGAGCAGTGTCGTACTATACGGAATGCCAATGGATTGGACTGTTTCATTCCGTCCAGGCTCTCGTTTTGGACCTACACGTATTCGTGAAGTTTCAATCGGTCTAGAGGAATATAGTGCTTATTTAGACCGTGAACTTGAGGAAATCAACTATTTTGATGCTGGAGATATTCCGCTTCCTTTTGGTAATCCTCAAAAGAGCCTAGATATGATTGAAGAGTTCGTTGATAAAGTGCTAGCTGAAGGGAAATATCCACTTGGTATGGGTGGGGAGCATTTAGTTTCATGGCCAGTTATTAAGGCAATGTACAAAAAATACCCTGACTTAGCAATCATCCACATGGATGCACACACTGACTTACGTGAGCATTATGAGGGAGAACCACTTTCTCACTCTACTCCAATTCGTAAGGCAGCAGAGTTGATTGGACCAGAAAATGTATTTTCATTTGGTATTCGTTCAGGTATGAAAGAAGAGTTTGAATGGGCTAAGCAAGTAGGAATGCATATTTCGAAGTTTGATGTTCATCAGCCTTTAAAAGAAGTACTTCCGAAGCTTGCAGGACGTCCTGTATATGTAACGATCGACATTGATGTTCTAGACCCAGCACATGCACCAGGAACGGGCACTGTTGATGCGGGAGGAATTACATCAAAAGAGCTTCTAGCTTCCATCCACGAAATTGCACATTCTGATGTGAATGTAGTGGGTTCTGACTTAGTAGAAGTAGCTCCAATCTATGATCCTTCTGAACAAACAGCCAATACAGCGAGCAAAATCATTCGTGAAATGCTGCTTGGATGGGCGTTTAAAAAATAA
- a CDS encoding site-2 protease family protein: MELLPFQSLDLQTIIFFIITLLIAFTLHEFAHAYVAFKFGDPTAQKQGRLTLSPLKHLDPIGTIALFILGFGWAKPVPVNRFFFKNPRLAGVLVSIAGPLSNLILAFLALLIWFGLIKLGIYGTFSADTEQLVYEFFNVFISINIALFIFNLLPFPPLDGYRILEDLAPNNIRARLTQYEQYGIIIFLILVITPLDQYTISPIFNTVIPFVFDTLSLFVLTLLNMNG, encoded by the coding sequence ATGGAGCTACTCCCGTTTCAGAGCTTAGATTTACAAACAATTATCTTTTTTATTATCACGCTATTGATTGCATTTACTCTTCATGAATTTGCTCATGCCTATGTTGCTTTTAAATTTGGGGACCCTACTGCACAGAAGCAAGGGCGATTAACTCTTTCTCCTCTAAAGCATTTAGATCCAATTGGTACGATTGCTCTTTTTATTTTAGGATTTGGGTGGGCAAAGCCAGTACCGGTGAATCGCTTTTTCTTTAAAAATCCAAGGCTTGCTGGTGTATTGGTTTCCATTGCGGGACCATTAAGCAATTTAATACTAGCATTTTTGGCGTTATTGATTTGGTTTGGATTAATTAAGCTTGGAATTTATGGTACCTTTTCAGCCGATACTGAACAGCTTGTATATGAATTTTTCAATGTCTTTATCTCAATTAATATTGCTTTGTTTATTTTTAACTTACTTCCTTTCCCGCCACTTGATGGTTACCGAATCTTAGAGGATCTAGCTCCGAACAATATTAGAGCGAGACTTACACAATACGAGCAATATGGAATTATTATTTTCTTAATTCTTGTCATTACACCTTTGGATCAATACACGATTTCTCCTATCTTCAATACAGTGATTCCGTTTGTTTTTGATACTTTATCTCTGTTTGTCCTCACATTGTTGAATATGAATGGGTGA
- a CDS encoding DUF421 domain-containing protein, with amino-acid sequence METLKELAVVLGRILTILPLVLFMTLYMGRRSIGQLPVFDFLAIITLGAVVGADIADPNIEHIHTAFAVIVIAIFQKLIARLKIHNRKIGRKLTLEPVVVIQDGTFIIKNINRIQYSIDNILTMLREKDVFDIQEVHLAIVEGSGNLSVLKKAPHTTVTRKDLQISDPNVSIGYPVIVEGKLYETVLHEFSLNEQWLMKEMKSKGIHRVEDVFFASINREQQLMITEKQQNLSTPQLFH; translated from the coding sequence ATGGAAACGTTAAAAGAACTTGCTGTTGTTTTAGGTAGAATACTTACTATTTTACCACTTGTATTATTCATGACTTTATATATGGGAAGAAGATCAATAGGACAGCTTCCTGTTTTTGATTTTTTAGCGATTATTACTCTAGGTGCAGTCGTTGGGGCAGACATTGCTGACCCCAATATTGAGCATATTCATACAGCCTTTGCTGTCATTGTGATTGCCATTTTCCAAAAGCTAATTGCTCGCCTAAAAATTCACAATCGAAAAATTGGTAGAAAACTAACACTAGAACCTGTCGTTGTCATACAGGATGGTACGTTTATTATAAAAAATATAAACCGCATTCAATACTCGATTGATAATATCTTAACGATGCTCCGAGAAAAGGATGTTTTTGATATACAAGAAGTACATCTTGCCATTGTTGAGGGCAGTGGAAACTTATCAGTGCTAAAAAAGGCACCTCATACCACCGTTACGAGAAAAGACCTTCAGATTAGTGACCCTAACGTCTCCATTGGGTATCCAGTAATTGTTGAAGGAAAGTTGTATGAAACGGTTTTACACGAATTCTCATTAAATGAACAGTGGTTAATGAAGGAGATGAAGAGTAAAGGTATTCATAGGGTAGAAGATGTGTTTTTTGCCTCTATTAATAGAGAGCAGCAATTAATGATTACTGAAAAACAGCAGAATCTATCTACTCCTCAGTTATTTCATTAG
- the speE gene encoding spermidine synthase, whose translation MGLWFTEKQTENFGITMKIKQTLHTEQTEFQKLDMVETEEFGNMLLLDGMVMTTQKDEFVYHEMVAHIPLFTHPNPENVLVVGGGDGGVIREVLKHPSVKKATLVDIDGKVIEYSKKFLPEIAGMLEDPRVDVQVGDGFMHIAESENEYDVIMVDSTEPVGPAVNLFTKGFYAGISRALKEDGIFVAQSDNPWFTPDLIRNVQRDVREIFPLTRLYIANIPTYPSGMWTFTMGSKKYDPLEVTEDRFHEIDTKYYTKELHKAAFVLPKFVSDLTK comes from the coding sequence ATGGGTTTATGGTTTACTGAGAAGCAGACAGAGAATTTTGGGATTACAATGAAGATTAAACAAACCTTACATACGGAACAAACGGAGTTTCAAAAATTAGATATGGTTGAAACGGAAGAGTTTGGCAACATGCTTTTACTAGACGGAATGGTTATGACAACTCAAAAAGATGAATTTGTTTATCATGAAATGGTTGCTCACATTCCTTTATTCACACATCCAAATCCAGAAAACGTATTAGTTGTTGGTGGAGGAGACGGAGGAGTAATTCGTGAGGTATTAAAGCACCCAAGTGTGAAAAAAGCAACACTTGTTGATATTGATGGCAAGGTTATTGAGTACTCTAAAAAGTTTTTACCTGAAATTGCTGGTATGCTTGAAGATCCACGTGTCGATGTACAAGTTGGTGATGGCTTTATGCATATTGCCGAAAGTGAAAACGAGTATGATGTAATCATGGTTGACTCAACTGAGCCAGTTGGACCAGCAGTTAATCTTTTCACAAAAGGGTTCTATGCTGGAATCTCTAGAGCGTTAAAGGAAGACGGTATTTTCGTTGCACAATCGGACAACCCTTGGTTTACTCCAGATTTAATTAGAAATGTACAGCGTGATGTACGTGAAATCTTCCCGTTAACACGTCTTTACATTGCAAATATTCCAACGTATCCTAGTGGAATGTGGACGTTCACAATGGGGTCAAAGAAATATGATCCTCTAGAAGTAACAGAAGACCGTTTCCATGAAATTGATACAAAATATTACACAAAAGAATTGCATAAAGCAGCTTTCGTATTACCGAAGTTTGTAAGTGATTTAACGAAGTAA
- the argS gene encoding arginine--tRNA ligase, with protein sequence MNVVEQVKERLKEEIKAAVLKAGLATEEQIPDVILELPKEKAHGDYATNMAMQLARVAKKAPRAIAEELVKNLDQTKASIEKIEIAGPGFINFYMNNRYLADLIPSILKAGEQYGQAEKGNKEKVNVEFVSANPTGDLHLGHARGAAVGDSLCNILEKAGYEVTREYYINDAGNQIHNLALSVEARYFQALGQDKEMPEDGYHGADIIEIGKQLATEFGDQYATSTEEERYQFFRQYGLKYELAKLQKDLESFRVPFDVWYSESSLYKDGKIDDALATLREQGMIFELDGATWLRSTDYQDDKDRVLIKNDGSYTYLTPDIAYHKNKLERGHEKLINIWGADHHGYIPRMKAAIQSLGYGPDVLEVEIIQMVQLYQNGEKVKMSKRTGKAVTLRELMDEVGVDAMRYFFAMRSADSHMDFDMDLAVSKSNENPVYYAQYAHARICSILRQGEELNIPESSELNLDLVHSEKEIELLKKLGEFPAAITEAAEKRMPHRMTNYVFELASTLHSFYNAEKVLDAEQLELSQVRIALMKAVQITLKNSLSLIGVSAPEKM encoded by the coding sequence ATGAATGTGGTTGAACAAGTAAAAGAACGCCTAAAGGAAGAGATTAAGGCAGCGGTTCTTAAAGCAGGTCTTGCAACAGAAGAACAAATTCCAGATGTGATTTTAGAGCTTCCAAAGGAGAAGGCTCATGGTGATTATGCGACCAATATGGCTATGCAGCTTGCTCGTGTTGCAAAAAAGGCTCCTAGAGCTATTGCTGAGGAATTAGTTAAGAATTTAGACCAAACGAAGGCATCCATTGAAAAGATTGAGATTGCTGGTCCTGGTTTTATCAATTTTTATATGAATAATCGTTATTTAGCAGACCTAATTCCTTCGATTCTTAAGGCAGGAGAACAATATGGTCAGGCGGAAAAAGGTAATAAAGAAAAGGTAAATGTGGAGTTTGTTTCAGCTAACCCAACTGGTGACCTTCATCTAGGTCATGCTCGTGGAGCGGCGGTAGGAGATTCTCTATGTAATATCCTTGAAAAAGCTGGATACGAAGTGACGAGAGAATATTATATCAATGATGCAGGAAATCAAATACATAATCTAGCTCTTTCGGTTGAAGCACGATATTTCCAAGCGCTTGGTCAGGATAAGGAGATGCCAGAGGATGGTTATCATGGTGCTGATATCATTGAAATTGGAAAGCAGCTTGCAACAGAATTTGGTGATCAGTATGCTACATCAACCGAAGAGGAAAGATACCAATTTTTCCGTCAATATGGACTTAAATATGAATTAGCTAAGCTTCAGAAGGATCTAGAAAGCTTCCGTGTCCCATTTGATGTTTGGTATTCAGAGAGCTCTTTATATAAAGATGGTAAGATTGATGATGCATTAGCAACACTTCGTGAACAAGGAATGATCTTTGAGCTAGATGGTGCTACATGGCTACGTTCAACAGACTATCAAGATGATAAAGATCGTGTATTAATTAAAAATGACGGATCATATACCTATTTAACTCCAGATATTGCGTATCACAAGAACAAGCTAGAAAGAGGACATGAAAAGCTAATTAACATTTGGGGAGCCGATCATCATGGATATATCCCACGTATGAAAGCGGCCATTCAATCTCTTGGCTATGGTCCTGATGTATTAGAGGTTGAAATTATCCAGATGGTTCAACTTTATCAAAATGGTGAAAAGGTGAAGATGTCCAAAAGAACGGGGAAAGCAGTTACCCTTCGTGAATTGATGGATGAAGTAGGCGTTGATGCAATGCGTTACTTCTTTGCGATGAGAAGTGCTGATTCTCATATGGACTTTGACATGGACTTAGCTGTCTCAAAATCCAATGAAAACCCAGTGTACTATGCGCAATATGCTCATGCGAGAATCTGCAGCATTTTACGTCAAGGAGAAGAACTGAATATACCGGAAAGCAGTGAGTTAAATCTTGATTTAGTTCATTCTGAAAAGGAAATTGAGCTATTAAAGAAGCTTGGTGAATTCCCGGCTGCAATTACAGAAGCAGCGGAAAAACGAATGCCTCACCGAATGACAAACTATGTGTTCGAGCTAGCCTCAACACTTCATAGTTTTTATAATGCAGAAAAGGTACTAGACGCTGAACAGCTAGAGCTAAGTCAGGTTCGAATTGCTTTAATGAAAGCAGTCCAGATTACCTTGAAGAATTCTTTATCACTAATCGGGGTATCTGCTCCTGAAAAAATGTAA